The following proteins are co-located in the Pseudomonas synxantha genome:
- a CDS encoding DUF808 domain-containing protein codes for MAGSSLLVLIDDIAAVLDDVALMTKMAAKKTAGVLGDDLALNAQQVSGVRAEREIPVVWAVAKGSFINKLILVPTALLISAFAPWAVTPLLMLGGAYLCFEGFEKLAHKFLHSKAEDQAEHAQLVEAVADPATDLVAFEKDKIKGAIRTDFILSAEIIAITLGAVADAPLMQQVVVLSGIAIVMTVGVYGLVAGIVKLDDLGLWLTQKPGQVARRIGGAILRAAPYMMKSLSVIGTAAMFMVGGGILTHGVPAVHHWIESVSQSTGALAWLMPTLLNAVAGIIAGAAVLALVSVVGKSWKAIRA; via the coding sequence ATGGCAGGAAGCAGCTTATTGGTGTTGATCGACGATATCGCCGCGGTACTCGATGACGTCGCCCTGATGACAAAAATGGCGGCGAAGAAGACCGCCGGTGTGCTGGGTGACGACCTGGCGCTCAATGCCCAGCAGGTCTCCGGGGTGCGCGCCGAGCGGGAAATCCCGGTGGTGTGGGCGGTGGCCAAGGGCTCGTTTATCAACAAGTTGATCCTGGTGCCTACCGCGCTGTTGATCAGCGCCTTCGCGCCCTGGGCGGTGACGCCATTGTTGATGCTCGGTGGTGCCTACCTGTGTTTCGAAGGCTTCGAGAAACTGGCGCATAAATTCCTGCACAGCAAGGCCGAGGACCAGGCCGAGCACGCGCAATTGGTCGAAGCCGTGGCCGACCCGGCCACCGACCTGGTGGCCTTTGAAAAGGACAAGATCAAAGGCGCGATCCGCACCGACTTTATCCTCTCTGCAGAAATCATCGCCATCACCCTGGGCGCCGTGGCCGACGCACCGTTGATGCAGCAGGTGGTGGTGCTGTCGGGCATTGCGATCGTCATGACCGTGGGTGTGTATGGGCTGGTGGCGGGTATCGTCAAGCTTGACGACCTGGGGCTGTGGTTGACCCAGAAGCCGGGCCAGGTGGCACGCCGTATCGGCGGTGCCATTTTGCGCGCCGCGCCGTACATGATGAAAAGCCTGTCGGTGATCGGCACGGCGGCGATGTTCATGGTCGGTGGCGGCATCCTGACCCATGGCGTGCCGGCGGTGCATCACTGGATTGAATCGGTAAGCCAGAGTACGGGGGCGCTGGCGTGGTTGATGCCGACGTTGCTGAATGCGGTGGCGGGGATTATTGCCGGGGCCGCTGTGTTGGCGTTGGTCAGTGTGGTTGGCAAAAGCTGGAAAGCAATCAGGGCTTGA
- the hyi gene encoding hydroxypyruvate isomerase, producing the protein MPRFAANLSMLFTEQDFLARFKAAADAGFEGVEYLFPYEFSSAEIKAQLDANGLSQVLFNLPAGDWAKGERGLACHPDRVEEFRAGVKLAIAYAQVLGNTQINCLAGIRPQGVDDETLEKTFVANLKYAADKLQAAGIKLVMEMINTRDIPGFYLNNTAQALSIREQVGSDNLFLQYDIYHMQIMEGDLARTMAAHLGQINHIQLADNPGRNEPGTGEINYRFLFEHLDRIGYTGWVGCEYKPLTTTEAGLGWLKTHNAL; encoded by the coding sequence ATGCCGCGCTTTGCCGCCAACCTGTCCATGCTGTTCACCGAACAGGACTTCCTTGCTCGCTTCAAGGCAGCCGCCGACGCCGGCTTCGAAGGTGTGGAATACCTGTTCCCGTATGAGTTCAGCTCCGCCGAGATCAAGGCGCAGCTCGATGCCAACGGCCTGAGCCAAGTGCTGTTCAACTTGCCGGCCGGCGACTGGGCCAAGGGCGAGCGTGGCCTGGCCTGTCACCCGGACCGGGTCGAGGAGTTCCGTGCCGGGGTCAAGCTGGCTATCGCCTACGCCCAGGTACTGGGTAACACCCAGATCAACTGCCTGGCGGGTATCCGTCCACAGGGCGTGGACGACGAAACCCTGGAAAAGACCTTTGTCGCCAATCTCAAGTACGCCGCCGACAAGCTGCAAGCAGCGGGCATCAAGCTGGTGATGGAGATGATCAACACCCGTGACATCCCGGGCTTCTACCTGAATAACACGGCCCAGGCCCTGTCGATTCGCGAGCAGGTGGGCAGTGACAACCTGTTCCTGCAATACGACATCTATCACATGCAAATCATGGAAGGCGACCTGGCACGGACCATGGCGGCGCACCTGGGGCAGATCAACCATATCCAGCTGGCGGACAACCCGGGGCGCAATGAGCCGGGGACTGGGGAGATCAACTATCGCTTCCTGTTCGAGCATCTGGACCGCATTGGCTACACGGGTTGGGTTGGCTGTGAGTACAAGCCCTTGACCACCACCGAAGCAGGTTTGGGCTGGCTCAAGACCCATAACGCGCTCTAA
- a CDS encoding GlcG/HbpS family heme-binding protein: MSALTLKLATQLAGQAIAAGRTISAAPLTIAVLDSGGHLITLQREDGASLLRPQIAIGKAWGAIALGKGSRLLALDAQQRPAFIAALNSLGQGSVVPAPGGVLIRDQSGLVLGAIGITGDTSDIDEQCAITAIEGLGLMADAGVSA; the protein is encoded by the coding sequence ATGAGCGCTTTAACCTTGAAACTCGCCACCCAATTGGCCGGCCAGGCCATCGCCGCAGGCCGCACGATTTCTGCAGCGCCGCTGACCATTGCAGTACTCGACAGCGGAGGGCACTTGATCACCTTGCAACGCGAAGACGGCGCTAGCCTGCTGCGCCCGCAAATCGCCATCGGCAAGGCCTGGGGGGCCATAGCTCTGGGTAAGGGTTCACGTTTGCTGGCGCTGGACGCGCAGCAGCGCCCGGCATTTATCGCGGCGTTGAACAGCCTGGGGCAGGGCAGCGTGGTGCCGGCGCCGGGTGGGGTGTTGATACGGGATCAGTCGGGATTGGTGTTGGGAGCGATTGGAATCACCGGGGATACGTCGGATATTGATGAGCAGTGTGCGATCACGGCGATTGAGGGATTGGGGTTAATGGCGGATGCGGGGGTGTCTGCCTGA
- a CDS encoding TetR/AcrR family transcriptional regulator produces MSSIRERNKEKILRAASEEFADKGFAATKTSDIAAKAGLPKPNVYYYFKSKDNLYREVLESIIEPILAASTPFNPDGEPKEVLSNYIRSKIRISRDLPFASKVFASEIMHGAPHLSTEQVEQLNAQAKHNIDCIQNWVDRGLIAAIDPNHLMFSIWAATQTYADFDWQISAVTGKAKLDEADYEAAAQTIIRLVLKGCEPD; encoded by the coding sequence ATGAGCAGCATTCGCGAGCGCAACAAAGAAAAAATCCTGCGGGCGGCAAGCGAGGAGTTTGCCGACAAGGGCTTCGCCGCGACCAAGACCAGCGACATCGCCGCCAAGGCCGGGCTGCCCAAGCCCAACGTCTATTACTACTTCAAGTCCAAGGACAACCTCTACCGCGAGGTGCTCGAAAGCATTATCGAGCCGATCCTGGCCGCCTCCACGCCGTTCAACCCCGACGGCGAGCCCAAGGAAGTGCTGAGCAACTACATCCGCTCGAAAATCCGCATTTCCCGTGACCTGCCATTTGCCTCCAAGGTGTTTGCCAGCGAAATCATGCACGGCGCCCCGCACTTGAGCACCGAGCAGGTTGAACAGCTCAACGCCCAGGCCAAGCACAATATCGATTGCATTCAGAACTGGGTGGATCGTGGGTTGATTGCGGCTATCGACCCTAATCACCTGATGTTCAGCATCTGGGCGGCGACCCAGACCTATGCGGACTTTGACTGGCAGATCTCGGCCGTGACCGGCAAAGCCAAGTTGGATGAAGCCGATTATGAGGCGGCGGCGCAGACGATTATCCGGTTGGTGCTCAAGGGGTGTGAACCGGACTGA
- a CDS encoding VacJ family lipoprotein: protein MAKYLLLLAALMCAGVANADNSKAHEPVKVGADGFKEPLTKLKFNPGLDQREFERSSLTALNVYDPLESWNRRVYHFNYRFDQWVFLPVVDGYRYVTPSFLRTGVSNFFNNLGDVPNLLNSLLQLKGHRSLETTGRLLVNTTIGIAGLWDPATAMGLPRQSEDFGQTLGFYGVPGGAYVVLPIFGPSNLRDTTGLLVDYSAESQINFLNVSEVSSNHPEIWALRAVDKRYQTSFRYGQMNSPFEYEKVRYIYTESRKLQIAE from the coding sequence GTGGCTAAATATCTTCTGCTGCTTGCCGCACTGATGTGCGCAGGCGTGGCCAATGCCGACAACAGCAAGGCCCATGAACCGGTCAAGGTCGGTGCCGACGGTTTCAAGGAGCCGCTGACCAAACTCAAGTTCAACCCCGGCCTGGACCAGCGCGAGTTCGAACGCTCCTCGCTGACCGCCCTCAACGTGTATGACCCGCTGGAGTCGTGGAACCGCCGCGTGTACCACTTCAACTACCGCTTCGATCAGTGGGTGTTCCTGCCGGTAGTCGACGGTTACCGCTATGTCACGCCAAGCTTCCTGCGCACCGGCGTGAGCAATTTCTTCAACAATCTGGGCGACGTGCCCAACCTGTTGAACAGCCTGCTGCAACTCAAGGGCCACCGCTCCCTGGAAACCACCGGGCGCCTGCTGGTCAACACCACCATCGGCATCGCCGGCCTGTGGGACCCGGCCACCGCCATGGGCCTGCCGCGCCAGAGTGAAGACTTCGGCCAGACCCTGGGCTTCTACGGCGTACCCGGCGGCGCCTACGTGGTCCTGCCGATCTTTGGCCCGTCGAACCTGCGCGACACCACCGGCCTGCTGGTGGATTACAGCGCAGAGTCGCAGATCAACTTCCTCAACGTCTCCGAAGTCAGCTCCAACCACCCGGAAATCTGGGCCCTGCGCGCGGTAGACAAGCGCTACCAGACCAGCTTCCGCTATGGTCAGATGAACTCGCCGTTCGAGTATGAGAAGGTGCGGTATATCTATACGGAGTCGCGTAAGTTGCAGATTGCCGAGTAA
- a CDS encoding 2-hydroxy-3-oxopropionate reductase — MAKIGFIGTGIMGQPMAANLQKAGHQLFLSEHHGKAPQALIDAGAIALANPQQVAQEAEFIIVMVPDTPQVEDVLLRADGVAAGLSPNKVVIDMSSISPTATKAFAAKINETGAQYLDAPVSGGEVGAKAGTLSIMIGGEPQTFERALPLFQAMGKNITLVGGNGDGQTAKVANQIIVALNIQAVAEALLFASKNGADPAKVREALMGGFASSKILEVHGERMIKGTFDPGFRINLHQKDLNLALAGAKELGINLPNTAGTQQVFSTCTAIGGGNWDHSALIKGLEHMANFSIRDK, encoded by the coding sequence ATGGCTAAAATCGGATTTATCGGCACCGGCATCATGGGCCAGCCTATGGCCGCCAACCTGCAGAAAGCAGGGCACCAACTGTTTCTCTCCGAGCATCACGGCAAGGCCCCGCAAGCGCTGATCGACGCTGGCGCCATCGCCCTGGCCAACCCGCAGCAAGTCGCGCAAGAAGCCGAATTCATCATCGTCATGGTGCCGGACACCCCACAGGTCGAAGACGTGCTGTTGCGCGCCGACGGCGTGGCCGCCGGCCTGTCGCCGAACAAAGTGGTGATCGACATGAGTTCGATCTCCCCCACCGCCACCAAGGCGTTCGCGGCGAAGATCAACGAGACCGGCGCGCAGTATCTGGACGCACCGGTGTCCGGCGGTGAAGTCGGCGCCAAGGCCGGCACCTTGAGCATCATGATCGGTGGCGAACCGCAGACCTTCGAACGTGCATTGCCGCTGTTCCAGGCCATGGGCAAGAACATCACCCTCGTGGGCGGTAACGGCGATGGCCAGACCGCCAAGGTCGCCAACCAGATCATCGTTGCACTGAACATCCAGGCGGTGGCCGAAGCGCTGCTTTTCGCCTCCAAGAACGGCGCCGACCCGGCCAAGGTGCGGGAAGCGCTGATGGGCGGCTTTGCGTCGTCGAAGATCCTGGAAGTGCATGGCGAACGCATGATCAAGGGGACTTTCGACCCGGGCTTTCGCATCAACCTGCACCAGAAGGACCTGAACCTGGCCTTGGCCGGCGCCAAGGAACTGGGGATCAACCTGCCGAATACCGCCGGCACCCAGCAAGTGTTCAGCACCTGCACGGCCATTGGCGGCGGTAACTGGGACCACTCGGCGCTGATCAAGGGTCTGGAGCATATGGCCAATTTCTCGATTCGCGATAAATAA
- the gcl gene encoding glyoxylate carboligase, with translation MSKMRAIEAAVLVMRREGVDTAFGIPGAAINPLYSALQKVGGIDHVLARHVEGASHMAEGYTRTKAGNIGVCIGTSGPAGTDMVTGLYSASADSIPILCITGQAPRARMHKEDFQAVDITSIVKPVTKWATTVLEPGQVPYAFQKAFYEMRSGRPGPVLIDLPFDVQMAEIEFDIDAYQPLPLAKPLATRIQVEKALALLDQAERPLLVSGGGVINADASELLVEFAELTGIPVIPTLMGWGTIPDDHPLMVGMVGLQTSHRYGNATMLKSDVVLGIGNRWANRHTGSVEVYTEGRKFIHVDIEPTQIGRVFTPDLGIVSDAGSALTMFIEVAREWKAAGKLKDRSAWLHDCQQRKATLHRKTHFDNVPVKPQRVYEEMNQVFGKDTCYVSTIGLSQIAGAQFLHVYKPRHWINCGQAGPLGWTIPAALGVVKADPSRKVVALSGDYDFQFMIEELAVGAQFKLPYIHVVVNNSYLGLIRQAQRGFEMDYCVQLSFDNLNAPELNGYGVDHVAVAEGLGCKALRVFEPGQIQPALRRAQEMIEEFKVPVIVEIILERVTNISMGTEINAVNEFEDLALVGNDAPTAISLLD, from the coding sequence ATGAGCAAAATGAGAGCAATCGAAGCCGCCGTCCTGGTGATGCGCCGTGAAGGTGTGGATACCGCCTTCGGTATCCCAGGCGCTGCGATCAACCCGCTGTATTCGGCCTTGCAGAAGGTGGGCGGCATCGATCACGTCCTTGCTCGCCATGTTGAAGGCGCCTCGCACATGGCCGAGGGCTACACCCGCACCAAGGCCGGTAATATCGGCGTGTGCATCGGCACCTCTGGGCCAGCGGGCACCGACATGGTCACCGGCTTGTACAGCGCCTCGGCCGATTCGATCCCGATCCTGTGCATCACCGGGCAAGCCCCCCGCGCTCGCATGCACAAGGAAGACTTCCAGGCCGTGGACATCACCAGCATCGTCAAGCCGGTGACCAAGTGGGCGACCACCGTGCTGGAACCAGGCCAAGTGCCCTACGCGTTCCAGAAAGCCTTTTATGAAATGCGCTCCGGCCGTCCAGGTCCGGTGCTGATCGACTTGCCATTCGACGTGCAAATGGCCGAGATCGAGTTCGATATCGATGCCTACCAACCGCTGCCCCTGGCCAAGCCGTTGGCCACGCGTATCCAGGTCGAAAAAGCCCTGGCCCTGCTCGACCAGGCTGAGCGCCCATTGCTGGTCAGTGGCGGTGGCGTGATCAACGCCGACGCCAGTGAGTTGCTGGTGGAGTTCGCTGAATTGACTGGCATCCCAGTGATCCCGACCCTGATGGGCTGGGGTACCATTCCCGACGATCACCCGCTGATGGTGGGTATGGTCGGCCTGCAAACTTCCCACCGTTATGGCAACGCGACGATGCTCAAGTCGGACGTGGTGCTGGGTATCGGCAACCGCTGGGCCAACCGCCACACCGGTTCGGTGGAGGTCTACACCGAAGGGCGCAAATTCATCCACGTCGACATCGAGCCGACGCAGATTGGCCGCGTGTTCACCCCGGACCTGGGCATCGTTTCCGATGCCGGCAGCGCACTGACGATGTTTATCGAAGTGGCCCGCGAATGGAAAGCCGCCGGCAAGCTCAAGGACCGCAGCGCCTGGTTGCATGACTGCCAGCAGCGCAAAGCCACCCTGCACCGCAAGACCCACTTCGACAACGTGCCGGTCAAGCCGCAACGGGTGTACGAAGAGATGAACCAGGTGTTCGGCAAAGACACCTGCTACGTCAGCACCATCGGCCTGTCGCAGATTGCCGGCGCGCAATTCCTGCATGTCTACAAGCCACGCCACTGGATCAACTGCGGCCAGGCCGGCCCGTTGGGCTGGACCATTCCCGCGGCGCTGGGCGTGGTCAAGGCCGACCCGAGCCGCAAGGTAGTGGCGTTGTCGGGCGACTATGACTTCCAGTTCATGATCGAAGAACTGGCGGTGGGCGCGCAATTCAAGCTGCCGTACATCCACGTAGTGGTAAACAACTCGTACCTGGGGCTGATCCGCCAGGCCCAGCGCGGATTTGAAATGGACTATTGCGTGCAGCTGTCCTTCGACAACCTCAATGCCCCGGAGCTCAACGGCTATGGCGTCGACCATGTGGCCGTCGCCGAGGGCCTGGGTTGCAAGGCCCTGCGCGTGTTCGAGCCAGGGCAGATCCAGCCGGCCCTGCGCCGCGCCCAGGAAATGATCGAAGAATTCAAGGTGCCGGTGATCGTTGAGATTATTCTGGAACGGGTGACCAATATTTCCATGGGCACCGAAATCAACGCCGTCAATGAATTCGAAGACCTGGCCCTGGTCGGCAACGATGCGCCGACCGCCATTTCCCTGCTCGATTAA